DNA sequence from the Egibacteraceae bacterium genome:
CCACCGGGGAGACCGCGCCCGGGTACAGCCGCACGGGCCGCAGGTTGACATACTGGTCGAACGCGAAGCGCAGCCGCAGCAGCAGGCCGCGTTCCAGCACCCCCGGTGCGACCTCGGGCGTGCCGACGGCCCCGAGCAGGATCGCGTCGTGGCCCCGCAGCTCGTCCTCCACGCTGTCCGGCAGGACCTCCCCGGTCCGCAGGTACCGGCGCCCGCCCAGGTCGAAGTCCGTGGTCTCGACGGTGAACCCCGCCATCGCCCCGGCGGCGTGCAGGGCCTTGCAGGCCTGCGCGGTGACCTCCGGGCCGATGCCGTCCCCCCCGATCACCGCGAGACGGTAGCTGCGCATCGTCGCTCCTTCCTCGCCGTGGCGGCCCGCTCCGGGCAGCTCTCGCAAATGGGGCTGAGTCTACGTGGACAGATGCACGCCCTCTGCGCACAGCCGGTGGCGCAGCCCGTCCACCCCGTCGAAACGGTGCGCCCGGATCCCGGCCGCCTGCGCCGCGACGCAGTTCTCGGCGCGATCGTCGACGAACAGGCAGTCCCCCGGGTCGTGGCCGATGCGGGCCAGCAAGCGGTCGAAGAACTCGGGGGCGGGCTTGCGGACGCCGAGGTGGTGGCTGGCGTAGACCCCGTCGAAGCAGTCGGCGAAGGCGAACCGCTGCGCCAGCTCCTCGACCCACACCGGGTAGTTGCTGGCCGTGTACGTCTCCACCACCCCACCGAGAGCGGCCAGCAGCTCCTGCATACCGGGCAGCCACCGGTAGCCGTCCCGGCGGACCCGGTGGAACACCTCGCGGTCGAAGGCGTGGGGGCACTGCGGGTCGGCATAGAAGGCACGGGTGAACGTGGCCTCGTCGATGGCGGCGATCTCGAAGTCCGCCCAGGAGCTCGGATGGACCAAGGGGATGACCGTCTCCAGGTCGAGGCCGGTCGCGGCCTCGACCGCCTCCCGGAACGGGTCGTGGATGACGGTGCCCATGAGATCGAACAGGAGCGCGCGTGGCATGCGCCCAGTGTGCCGCCCGGCCGGCCCGCTCGGGCGGCCCCGCGTCTGGCAGGATGGGGCCAGGGAGGAACCCCATGACATCAGTCCTGCACGGCACCGCCACCACCCTGCGCCCGGTCCGGCCCGAGGACGCCGACACGCTCGCCGACATCCTGGCAGACCCTGAGGTGTCCCGATGGTGGGGGCGGTACGACCCGGATCGGGTCCGCAGGGACCTCATCGAGGCCGACGACACCGTCGTGTACGCCGTCGAGCTGGACGGCGAGGTCATCGGGTCCATCCAGTACGTCGAGGAGCGCGCGCCCGACTACCGCCATGCCAGCCTCGACATCTTCCTGCGCAGCACCTGGCACGGCAAGGGGCTGGGCACCGACGCGGTGCGGACCCTGACCCGCCATCTCATCCACGACCGGGGCCACCATCGCCTGACGATCGACCCGAGCGTGGACAACGAGAAGGCCATCCGCACCTACAAGCGCGTCGGGTTCCGGGAGGTCGGGGTGATGCGCCGTTACGAGCGCAACCCCGACGGGGAGTGGCAGGACTGCCTGCTGATGGACCTGCTCGAGCCGGACCTGGACTAGGTCCGCCCGCCAGGATGCACGTCCTGCAATCACGAGTGCTGCTGCGCCCCGGCGACTTCGACGCGGCCGTGGAGTTCTACGAGCGCCGGCTCGGGATGGTCCGCTACCGCGAGTGGGGCCGGCGTCCGCGACGGGGGGTCGTGTACTTCCTGGGGGGCGGCTTCCTGGAGCTGTCGGAGGGTTGCGAACCCGGCCCGGTGGTGGGACCGCGCCTCTGGTTGCAGGTCGCCGACGCCGAGGCCGCCCGCGAGGAGCTGGCGGCCGCGGGGGTCACCATCTCCGCCGAGCCCGAGCGCA
Encoded proteins:
- a CDS encoding HAD family phosphatase; this translates as MPRALLFDLMGTVIHDPFREAVEAATGLDLETVIPLVHPSSWADFEIAAIDEATFTRAFYADPQCPHAFDREVFHRVRRDGYRWLPGMQELLAALGGVVETYTASNYPVWVEELAQRFAFADCFDGVYASHHLGVRKPAPEFFDRLLARIGHDPGDCLFVDDRAENCVAAQAAGIRAHRFDGVDGLRHRLCAEGVHLST
- a CDS encoding VOC family protein, with protein sequence MHVLQSRVLLRPGDFDAAVEFYERRLGMVRYREWGRRPRRGVVYFLGGGFLELSEGCEPGPVVGPRLWLQVADAEAAREELAAAGVTISAEPERKPWGLIELSVHDPDGLELVIVETPGDHPLRRRD
- a CDS encoding GNAT family protein — protein: MTSVLHGTATTLRPVRPEDADTLADILADPEVSRWWGRYDPDRVRRDLIEADDTVVYAVELDGEVIGSIQYVEERAPDYRHASLDIFLRSTWHGKGLGTDAVRTLTRHLIHDRGHHRLTIDPSVDNEKAIRTYKRVGFREVGVMRRYERNPDGEWQDCLLMDLLEPDLD